The segment CATGATATCTAGTATTAGGAGAAGCTAAAAGTAAAACACAATTAGAAACACAGTCTATTAACAGAAAAGTTCATACCTAATGCCAGCATTGAAACCTATGAAGATCATGGCTTCCCATCCATTCAAAGTCATGCTGCAAAAGGAATATATAGAAACAGTCAAATGGGGTGCCTTTTACAGTAAGAATTACAACACATAACAAGTTTAAACAAGTATATACACCAGGATTAAATGACCTGATTCCTGTAAAGTTCCACCAGTTCATCTCAATCACTAGGAGCTTGTGATTTCATAAAGTTATGCTTAAACAGGCTATGCCTTTTGATTAAAAACTGCATTCTTACGAAAATGTTCAAATTTTTGAAGTCGATGGATTTGGAAAGGCTCCTTACCAGACAGATAATGCATCGACTTCAACTGCTGCATCTTTTAGATGACCCGTCATAATAGTCAATGACATCATATACCAGAACTCTAAACTGAAAATACCAACCACACAAATGAATGTGACTAACGCAATCTTAGCTCTTGAAAGAATTCGTTGATTCTCTGCTCCTAATTTAAGCTTTTCAGTACCAGAAATTGAGTTTGGAAATTGGAAGAGAAAACAAACAGTGATGTTCCATAACTAACCATAACATGATAGCTGAAGCCATTGAAAGTCGAACAAAAGCCCATAAATCCCGAAAAGCAAGCCAGGAAAATCCTCTCCAGGCATCTTGGCAAAAGTAAACGATATACAAGAATTGGCCGATATCAATAAGCCACCATGATACATTCAATGGGATAGCTACTCCAACTAATCCCATTCCCAGTTTGAATATTAATAACCAACTCAGAAAAACATGGATTATTAATCCAATCAAAGCAATCCAAGCCATGGCCATGACCTTTCTCTGTGCTTGAAGAAATTTCTGCATTGGAAAGATGAATGGAAAAGCAAACAGCTGTGGTAGTAACCAAATAGCAAATTTCCCAGCTAAATCAGATACCTCATCATTCTGTCCTAGCAACTTTAGAATTGGCGTGGCGAAAATGTAAACAAGGGTCAAAGGCAGTGCTGTACAGAACAAAATTAACCATGAACGCTGCATATATACTCCAAGCATGTGAATCTGTCCTGCACCAAATGCCTGACCACAGAGGGTCTCTAGTGCACTGCCCATTCCCAACTGCATAGAGACCAGAAAAATACTGTCTTGCTTTATTCATTCCAAACTTCAACTAAATACATAAGTATTGCTATAAATCGAAAACATAGATGCAACAGTTAATAGATTCTTCAGTATTTTAAAGCTCCACAAATTTATGTGGGCTTCGTATTGTGAATTTCATGCCAATCCCACTGATTTCCCTTCATTAATGAGGAAGAGGATTGGCTACACCAGACACCTATGTGTTGATAAAATGAACCAATGTCCTATTACAGTTTTCAGGGTTAAGTCACCTCGTGGTGCTTGTGGACATTTGAAATAGGGCAGGGAATTGCCATCCCATATATTTGGAGCAAAAAACTTCTTTGAATCTTCAGTTCTTGAGAGATGAATACATAACGCATTTCCATTACCACTAAGATGAATATATGTACCTCTACCTTTTGTTTATGACGCAAAACAGAATCCAAAATCTGAAGGAAGAGAATTATTTCAAACCCAGTAATCCATATTAGTGGGTTATTTGTTATATTCTGTAGCCAGATATACTCTTGGAGATATTATTCGATGTCCCTAGAAAGAATTTTATGGTTGAAGGGAAAGTAGAGCAGTTGTATGGCTGTTCACAGAATAGATGGCTGTCTAATTTTCCAACTCTTACCCTGTACAGCTAGCCAATATAGAATTGGAGTTTCCAAGGTTTTCTTGGAGCCCAGCTAGGACCTCAGCCTGGGTAGCCAACTCTCACTCCGGAAAAGAAAACTAAAAAGAATTGTTGAGAGATTAAGCAGACCGATGGGAAGAGGATTGTTCTAACTTTGAATGTGAACCCATCTAATTTTCCCAAACATTTCTGATTCAATTTTCAGACATGGAAAAGGAAGAAAGAATATAAATTAGCACTGTTTACAAATGACCATATtagatcaattgtgccacacaAATACAGCCAGTATAAAATAGACGAGATGAGTGTGCAGCTCATCTCAAACGAGCAAATTAGAATTATAAGTGTAGGAAAACATTCCTAAATAGCTTAAAAGTGTAGAATAGAATGTTGAATATCTAGTAGTAGTTTAGCACCAGTTATACTTCTCATTCTAAGAATGCTCCCAACAGTGTATAGGGGTTCCAACTGTTGCAATTGATAAGACAGATCTGATGAGAAGGCAGATCATTTTAAAGAAAGCCTCCAATCTTGTAAGCAGCTTATTCAGCCCCCCTCAGGGTTTGTACAAGAGTAGACAATCTTCTTCACTTTCGAAAAATGCAGAACAGAAAACACATTGTAAACTTCATTTTTGCATTCACTTGGTAAAACCGCAATCCAGAAAACATAACCacatgaaaacataaaaaaatggGTATTTATCTTTTTGCACTCACCATAATTCCAAAAGCCAGGGTTGAAATGACTGAGTTCCCTATGGCCACACCAGCCTGGTTCACAGTACCCAGTTGTCCTGCAAATGTCTGTGAAATGGCTGCAATTGAATAGTTACATAAAGTAGTGAAAATTGCAGGCCCTGCAATTGCCCACAACTTCTTAGATTCAATCCAACTCTCTTTCCTAAAACTCTCAAATGTAGAGATGGCAGATATATCAATATCAGACTTTCTTGGCACCTCCTCACATCCATGTCCATTAATATTTTCTTGCTCTTGCTCTTCAGCAATCAGTAAAGAAGAGTGGAGAGAGTCTGCCATGTTCCAAACACTTGCTATGCGCTCTCTATTTCCACTCTGGGAATGAGCACTTACATAATGTTTCAAGTATTTCTAATTCATTTGGAAGCAAGCACGTTTGAATTCTAAGGACATTCCTTGTAAGTTAGATATTTTTCCTCCTCTTATTGCTCCCCGTTTATTCACAGTTTTCTTTCTTTGCAGAATAGTCAGTCATTAAATGCTAAATTTTTAGTATGTGCCCAACGTTTAGTCTACGTGACAGGTTAAATGTCAACATAGTACTTTCTTAATTTTCGATTGAACTTAGTGGTAAATTTCTCCTCCACAGTAATTTTAGACTTAATTACTTGTTAGCCAGCTGAATGTGATTAAGTCGTGTTTTTATGCTTTTGATATTAGAAGCCCTAACAATTAGGTGCAATCTTTTTAACAAATCATCCGAAAACAGCTTAAGGAATCGTACAGTAAATCAGTCACTAATATCATAAAGAGTTTATATAATAATAAATGAGCAGTACTAAAGTTTAAAAATTTTTGAGATAAAAAAGATCTTAAAATAGCAACCATGGGGCTAAGCAAAGAGGCCATCCCTGTCTTTTGTGTGGAACTTAAACATGTTCTTGTAATTTATGTTCTTGTCATCATGtttttgttgggaatgtgaagcccaacgaTCATATGATCTTTTCCATTCCCAATCTCTTCGTTTCATAActgaatatgaatgtataaataactGTTTGCAGTCTATGTATGTTGGAGTATTGGAGATCAATTAATAAAGTGTTCCCTGCTTGAAAGTGGATGTGGCCAattggtgaaccactataaattcgTGTTTCGTGTTTCGTGTTTCGTGTCTGCATCTTTGCTGTGTTATTTTCTttctgttgttttgtgttgattatatgttttttctttgcttgattaaattaacaattggtattagagcctggcgAGCAATTGAGCAGAGATGAAAGATGGAAGAGTGGTGTCAAGCTCTCATGTCTTGGTCTTGTGGCTCTGGAGAATTTTATGATGAAGTTAAAGTTGTTTATCCTACCTTTGATTTGCCTTTGTGTGGGATTTTGGTTGATGAAACTGATTATGTCATCAATGAATTTCTTGATAATTTAGAATCCACTGAGAGTGATATTGTGCAAGTGATAGCTGAAAGGAAGCgtcatgtacattggtgggatCGCTGGAAAAAAGAGGTTTCAGCTGAAGAGGAGGATGTTGTCCCTATGGTGAAGGTTGAGCAACATGATGCCAAGGTTGGGATTGCCAATGGTCCTTGTGTAGAGTTTGGAATTTCTTGGCGTAAAGATGTTAAAAAAGAAGTTGATGCTGAAGAGAAGTGTCAAACAAAAGAGGAACTCAAAAGTTTGTGGGAGGAAGAATGGGTGTCATTTGAGACCCAAGTTGAATCTGCTGTTGACTTTTTCTCccaagatgaggaggatgcagATTGGGTTCAGGTAGTAGAGCACCAAGTATTGGTAGTCGTGGAAAGGAAAGGCATGTGTAATGGTCAAgaagagttttaaaaaaaaacttaccgGTTAAAGAAGACTATGAATTTGGCGTGAACAAATTGAAGACGAGGAAGAGCAAAGACATGTTTGCAGTAGAGTCAGAGCAATCCATGGAGGGCAATGATGTTGTCGCAAAAGAGGAGATCTTGAGTCTGGTAGAAGTGATGAAACTAGCAGCAGAGGCCCAATTCACTGAGGAGTTTCCTTCCCGAGATGGGGGGAATTTTACTCTACAGGAAGTGCCAGTAATAACAGGTGTAGAGAAGAGGGAGTCGGGAGAGAGTAAGTTTCTTTAGGATCGAGTTGCACAAGATTCATGTTCAAAAGTCAGTGCAAGGAGGGTTCTTGCTGCTATCATTAACCGCCATGATGAACTTGTCAAGAAAATGTGTGAAGACACCAGAGCCTTGAATGATAAGGTTTGTGATTCGGAAGTTGGAGAGAAGTTTGAGAAGATGTTGGTCAATGTTGACGGTGCATGGCTGTGTCGGTTGGActtcaagggggagattgttgggaatgtgaagctcAATGGTCACATAACCTTTTGCATTCCCTATCTCTTCGTTTCATAActgaa is part of the Cryptomeria japonica chromosome 10, Sugi_1.0, whole genome shotgun sequence genome and harbors:
- the LOC131038223 gene encoding protein DETOXIFICATION 33, which translates into the protein MADSLHSSLLIAEEQEQENINGHGCEEVPRKSDIDISAISTFESFRKESWIESKKLWAIAGPAIFTTLCNYSIAAISQTFAGQLGTVNQAGVAIGNSVISTLAFGIMLGMGSALETLCGQAFGAGQIHMLGVYMQRSWLILFCTALPLTLVYIFATPILKLLGQNDEVSDLAGKFAIWLLPQLFAFPFIFPMQKFLQAQRKVMAMAWIALIGLIIHVFLSWLLIFKLGMGLVGVAIPLNVSWWLIDIGQFLYIVYFCQDAWRGFSWLAFRDLWAFVRLSMASAIMLCLEFWYMMSLTIMTGHLKDAAVEVDALSVCMTLNGWEAMIFIGFNAGISVRISNELGAGHPRAAKFSVLIVTITSLSIGLICMCIILATKDDFAVLFTNSDEVMKKVSNMAILLGVTMVLNSVQPVLSGVAVGGGWQGLIAYVNVGCYYVIGVPLGLLMGYKFDLGAKGIWTGMICGTALQTIVLIFITYFTDWNKEVAQAKDRLELWGGSAGPPINGSMKAEENVENHNVPQE